A portion of the Leptospira kanakyensis genome contains these proteins:
- a CDS encoding DUF1554 domain-containing protein translates to MNNELGFLNRFLLACSLLFFQCTKLDLNNPNEFGTEAFWQTQSILCLTGQTTDCQTAIPVCTRCRFFSTSTSYTGARGGISGADAICMNDAKKPMLPARAVFKAFLADDVNRIACTTSDCSTGGVTENKDWVLKPNTPYYRAVDGGNFMITNSAGIFTAHLQHAESPTIVTSILTGFSTGWLSATNHCNRWTIGTTSNAGASANSVTLHSPSIGNCSSASIIFCVEQ, encoded by the coding sequence TTGAATAATGAATTAGGTTTTCTGAATCGTTTCTTACTTGCCTGTTCCCTTTTGTTTTTCCAATGCACAAAACTAGACTTAAATAACCCAAACGAATTCGGCACGGAAGCATTTTGGCAGACACAATCGATTCTTTGTCTTACAGGTCAAACGACTGATTGCCAAACGGCAATTCCCGTGTGTACAAGGTGTCGGTTTTTTTCCACGAGTACTAGTTATACTGGCGCACGCGGAGGTATCTCTGGTGCCGATGCCATTTGTATGAATGATGCAAAAAAACCAATGCTACCAGCTAGAGCAGTGTTTAAAGCTTTTCTTGCCGATGACGTGAATCGCATTGCGTGTACTACAAGTGATTGTTCAACGGGAGGAGTCACTGAAAATAAAGATTGGGTTTTAAAGCCTAATACTCCTTATTATAGAGCAGTTGATGGAGGGAACTTTATGATTACGAATAGTGCAGGAATTTTTACTGCGCATTTGCAACATGCGGAAAGTCCGACGATTGTAACTTCGATTTTAACGGGTTTCAGTACGGGTTGGCTTAGCGCAACAAACCATTGCAATCGTTGGACGATTGGAACTACTTCGAACGCAGGTGCCTCCGCAAATAGTGTTACTTTGCACTCCCCTTCCATAGGGAACTGCAGTTCAGCTTCAATCATCTTTTGTGTGGAGCAATAA
- a CDS encoding ParA family protein, translating to MVRSISSAKTISKLMKQGITIPQPGSATPLHRKFDVVIIDSPPGWWYYSMLAISLSDVIIPPINFNNGSSVINLVRFTNQYFPELFKHLNPTTKEEKINFLNLRSPVFSHMIINFFDKNDKEVKEKDLDQVVAKYLEKEIKDSFIRNSLFRNERADGISGRTFDAIRLPLNRSINQLSSLALEDKDRKKVENEVLKLGEIIVSDLFPFMRG from the coding sequence ATGGTACGGAGCATTAGCTCTGCAAAAACGATTTCTAAGTTAATGAAACAAGGAATTACAATTCCACAACCTGGATCAGCAACTCCATTGCATCGTAAGTTTGATGTTGTGATCATTGATAGTCCGCCGGGTTGGTGGTATTATTCCATGCTTGCCATTTCTCTGAGTGATGTCATCATTCCTCCGATTAACTTTAATAATGGATCTTCTGTGATCAATTTAGTTCGATTCACAAACCAATACTTTCCTGAATTATTCAAACATTTGAATCCAACTACAAAGGAAGAAAAAATAAATTTCTTAAATTTGAGGTCTCCCGTTTTTTCCCATATGATCATTAACTTTTTTGATAAAAATGATAAAGAAGTTAAGGAGAAAGATTTAGATCAGGTAGTAGCAAAATACTTAGAAAAAGAAATTAAGGATTCCTTTATCAGAAATTCTTTGTTTAGAAATGAAAGGGCCGATGGAATTAGTGGTCGCACCTTCGATGCAATTCGTTTGCCTTTAAATCGTTCGATCAATCAGTTATCATCGCTTGCTCTAGAAGACAAAGACAGGAAAAAAGTTGAAAACGAAGTGCTTAAACTAGGAGAGATTATTGTTTCCGATTTATTTCCGTTTATGAGAGGATAG
- a CDS encoding DUF1554 domain-containing protein, with product MRFGLLFILVAFIHCTEPEFNNPSDFGTDSYLENQTILCLTGQTAACRMAVPVCTTCKFFSTSVTYNGNRGGILGADAKCMNDSKKPPMPVGAVYKAFLVDEVNRIACTSTDCLTGGTSEHVDWVLKPNTAYVRTADNVTIATTNSLGIFTSQTNDAENPQVTNVFTGLFTNGWTTLSGGNCAGWTQGTTASARVALYSSSLHVSTNGDCANPSVIFCVEQ from the coding sequence ATGCGTTTCGGACTTCTCTTCATACTTGTTGCTTTCATCCATTGCACAGAGCCAGAATTCAATAATCCAAGTGATTTTGGAACTGATTCTTATTTAGAAAACCAAACCATCCTATGTCTCACAGGGCAGACTGCTGCATGCCGGATGGCAGTTCCTGTTTGTACAACCTGTAAATTTTTTTCCACCAGTGTAACCTATAATGGCAATCGGGGAGGCATTCTCGGAGCCGATGCCAAATGTATGAATGACTCCAAAAAACCACCAATGCCAGTGGGTGCGGTATATAAAGCTTTTCTTGTGGATGAGGTGAATCGAATTGCTTGTACTTCAACCGATTGTCTGACGGGAGGAACTTCCGAACATGTGGATTGGGTTTTGAAACCCAATACTGCGTATGTACGAACAGCTGATAATGTGACCATTGCGACGACCAATAGTTTGGGAATTTTTACAAGCCAAACCAATGATGCAGAGAATCCGCAAGTTACTAATGTTTTTACAGGACTATTCACAAATGGTTGGACTACACTATCCGGAGGAAACTGTGCCGGTTGGACGCAAGGAACAACAGCTTCGGCACGTGTTGCTTTATATAGTTCCTCATTACATGTTTCTACTAATGGCGATTGCGCCAATCCTTCCGTTATCTTTTGTGTGGAGCAGTAA
- a CDS encoding GyrI-like domain-containing protein, translating to MDSEIISIEKKYLVGKKIEMSLSQSLTPTLWKSFVPSISSIQNRVSKEMISLSVYPIDYFQNFNLNRSFVKWAGVEVSSLTNLPEGLEVLEIPAGFYSVFPYKGLASEAGPFFQWIFREWFPNSEYDLDNRPHFEVLGEKYKNDDPSSEELVYIPIKPR from the coding sequence ATGGATTCTGAAATCATCTCTATAGAGAAAAAATACTTAGTTGGTAAAAAAATTGAAATGTCTTTGTCTCAAAGTCTAACACCAACTTTATGGAAGTCTTTTGTTCCCTCCATTAGTTCCATTCAAAACCGAGTTTCAAAGGAAATGATTTCTTTGTCAGTTTATCCGATCGATTATTTTCAAAATTTTAATTTAAATCGAAGTTTTGTCAAATGGGCGGGAGTAGAAGTTTCCTCTCTAACGAACTTACCGGAGGGATTGGAAGTTTTGGAAATTCCTGCGGGATTTTATAGTGTGTTCCCTTACAAAGGTTTGGCGAGTGAAGCGGGCCCGTTTTTTCAATGGATTTTTAGAGAATGGTTTCCTAACTCTGAATATGATTTGGACAATCGGCCCCATTTTGAAGTGCTCGGTGAAAAATACAAAAATGATGATCCTAGTTCAGAAGAATTGGTTTATATACCAATAAAACCGCGTTAA
- a CDS encoding YiaA/YiaB family inner membrane protein yields MILTKFLTKSEKVNTTSEMMLNEKGFYITILMYGLFSAIAVQKNVCDLRMAEGNIKPELSPKDRN; encoded by the coding sequence ATGATACTAACAAAATTCTTGACCAAATCGGAAAAGGTCAATACAACTTCCGAAATGATGTTAAACGAAAAAGGTTTTTATATTACGATTTTAATGTATGGATTATTTTCTGCCATTGCAGTTCAAAAAAATGTCTGTGATTTACGAATGGCCGAAGGAAATATCAAACCAGAACTCTCTCCAAAAGATAGAAATTAA
- a CDS encoding DUF1579 domain-containing protein, translated as MSSNKFEESLTNGAHKQLQSIVGHWAGKTKTWFEKDVLADESNAEATITTLLDGRFISIDYRSSLDGKPFVGKMILGFDIPYQRYTSSWIDSFHMGTQIMLSSGEGDEKGFSVLGSYGNPEYGEKLWGWRTEIQFIGDKEFSLTAFNISPEGEEAKATETFYKRMG; from the coding sequence ATGTCATCAAACAAATTTGAAGAATCTCTAACAAATGGGGCTCACAAACAATTACAAAGTATAGTGGGTCATTGGGCTGGCAAAACCAAAACTTGGTTTGAAAAAGATGTCCTCGCAGATGAATCCAATGCAGAAGCCACCATCACTACCTTGTTAGATGGCAGATTTATCTCAATCGATTACCGCAGTAGTTTGGATGGAAAACCCTTTGTGGGAAAAATGATCCTTGGTTTTGATATCCCTTACCAAAGATATACAAGTTCCTGGATTGATAGTTTCCATATGGGAACTCAAATCATGTTATCGAGTGGAGAAGGAGATGAAAAAGGATTTTCTGTCTTAGGTTCCTATGGGAATCCAGAATACGGAGAAAAACTTTGGGGTTGGAGAACAGAAATTCAATTCATCGGCGATAAAGAATTTTCCCTAACTGCATTTAACATCTCTCCCGAAGGGGAAGAAGCAAAGGCTACAGAAACCTTTTACAAAAGAATGGGATAG
- a CDS encoding TetR/AcrR family transcriptional regulator has protein sequence MGKGEDTKSMILDKAVQMASVQGLEGLTIGSLADELGMSKSGLFAKFASKENLQIEVLRVGSELFRRNVVYPALKTKPGLNRLKTAFQMWLSWAHTDNLPGGCLFLSSSSEFDDRPGVVRDHLKKTQLSWQKTLRQFVQDAKDTLELDANTNVDKMVQEIWGLILGFHFYNRLLEDKNSEKRTKQSFNELLKRHQYEN, from the coding sequence ATGGGCAAAGGTGAGGATACAAAATCAATGATTTTGGACAAAGCTGTCCAAATGGCGAGTGTCCAGGGCCTGGAAGGACTTACCATAGGATCCCTCGCCGATGAATTGGGAATGTCCAAAAGTGGACTTTTTGCCAAATTTGCTTCCAAAGAAAACCTCCAAATCGAAGTTCTCCGAGTTGGAAGTGAGCTCTTTCGCAGAAATGTAGTCTATCCCGCACTCAAAACTAAACCCGGCCTAAACAGACTCAAAACAGCATTTCAAATGTGGTTGTCTTGGGCACATACGGATAACCTACCGGGAGGGTGTTTGTTTTTGTCTTCTAGTTCAGAATTTGACGATAGACCTGGTGTTGTTAGAGATCATTTGAAAAAAACACAACTCAGTTGGCAGAAGACTTTAAGACAATTTGTACAAGATGCAAAAGATACTTTAGAGTTAGATGCAAATACAAATGTAGATAAGATGGTGCAAGAAATTTGGGGCCTCATCTTAGGTTTCCATTTTTACAATAGACTTTTAGAAGACAAAAACTCGGAAAAAAGGACCAAACAAAGTTTCAACGAGTTACTCAAAAGACACCAATATGAAAATTAA
- a CDS encoding alpha/beta hydrolase: METNSTIVRSLNRNYPITMEEKWAFAKRKPMFFGYVAAQYFLSTQKQKPSRKEMDVLALAEQKEFQEKEHHIQYFHWKGEGKTILLVHGWNGHTGNFARIVPALLEEGYNVIGIDLPGHGFSTGRFSNIVLSAKMVRRLVSEVGNPDYIITHSFGGAVATVAQELGVLAQKLVYIAPPLRLEILRKSFSDYYRLSEEEQEAMRLVLERKVSQPLSSLDLGAAGPKMNNSLLVIHDEDDLEIPFSMGLAVSKAWKQSKLVKTKGLGHKMILRTESVKDEIISFLKEV, encoded by the coding sequence ATGGAAACAAATAGCACGATCGTTCGTTCTTTAAATAGGAATTATCCTATCACGATGGAAGAAAAATGGGCATTTGCCAAAAGAAAACCAATGTTCTTTGGTTATGTGGCTGCTCAGTATTTTTTATCAACACAGAAACAAAAACCTTCCAGAAAGGAAATGGATGTACTAGCGCTTGCTGAACAAAAAGAGTTTCAAGAAAAAGAACACCACATCCAATACTTTCATTGGAAGGGTGAAGGAAAAACCATCCTTCTCGTTCATGGATGGAATGGGCACACTGGAAATTTTGCAAGGATTGTACCGGCACTTTTAGAAGAAGGATACAATGTCATTGGTATTGATCTACCAGGGCATGGTTTTTCTACCGGAAGGTTTTCCAATATTGTTCTCTCAGCAAAAATGGTTCGAAGACTTGTAAGTGAAGTTGGAAATCCAGATTATATCATCACACATTCATTTGGTGGCGCCGTTGCTACCGTTGCACAAGAATTAGGTGTATTGGCCCAAAAGTTGGTTTATATTGCACCTCCATTGAGATTAGAAATCTTAAGAAAAAGTTTTAGTGACTACTACCGTTTAAGCGAAGAAGAACAAGAAGCCATGCGACTGGTTTTAGAAAGAAAGGTTTCACAACCTCTCAGCAGTTTGGATTTGGGAGCCGCTGGGCCAAAGATGAACAACTCTCTTCTTGTCATTCATGATGAAGATGATTTAGAGATTCCATTTTCTATGGGCCTTGCTGTATCAAAAGCTTGGAAACAATCGAAACTCGTTAAAACAAAAGGTCTCGGTCACAAAATGATTTTGCGAACCGAGAGTGTAAAGGATGAGATCATCAGTTTTTTAAAAGAGGTTTAA
- a CDS encoding methyl-accepting chemotaxis protein, giving the protein MNRGYSVLTIADLWKQGKIIINRIRFGLVLLFLLAMIGAKDEFQPKMFLIHMIGTCTMGFYCAVAYVLEKKTNPPTWFHKSLILLDTLVLGGTIIMDCTLSLKEAQAALANAVVYFIFFFNAIYSGFLGDRKFVLLNSFIGAITSAVALYCAVNIAGIKLSVNPELSRQMGYVGLAGEVMKPIFIMIAGYIVSLLVQLLTKISSLAELKANEAEMLLDQTKERNKISANAAIKLESSITNFSNFVSQTSIKLESQAASLEEITAVISELSSSFESNGSSIEEQNNKVQGMVADTEILKETVDQILVQSEHLVEIAEINKKESMSVTEVADQTATHLESIQSSFDQVNEINNIVAEIGEKTNLLALNASIEAARAGDVGKGFAVVANEVSKLAEFTKNNVKRIAVVVKSSKEIIANARNASKETGELAKSQIDRLNQTLVEIQDMNRLFLEQRNTLSAILVELAQIRELSKQISESTKEQLLGQKEASKGIVQLEMEVNEISRASKDLEEHIQMIKDESNKLASMSQT; this is encoded by the coding sequence ATGAATCGAGGGTATTCAGTGTTAACGATTGCGGATCTTTGGAAACAAGGGAAAATTATCATCAACAGAATCAGGTTTGGACTGGTTCTTTTATTCCTTCTCGCGATGATCGGAGCCAAGGACGAATTCCAACCAAAGATGTTTTTGATCCATATGATCGGAACTTGTACGATGGGATTCTATTGTGCTGTTGCTTATGTCTTAGAAAAAAAAACAAACCCTCCGACTTGGTTTCATAAATCTCTGATATTACTCGATACTTTGGTTCTTGGTGGAACCATCATTATGGATTGTACTTTGAGTTTGAAAGAAGCTCAAGCTGCACTTGCTAACGCTGTAGTTTATTTTATCTTCTTTTTTAATGCCATCTATTCTGGATTTTTAGGAGATCGAAAATTTGTTTTGTTAAACTCGTTCATTGGTGCGATCACTTCAGCAGTAGCTTTGTATTGTGCTGTGAATATTGCAGGTATCAAACTTTCTGTGAATCCGGAATTGTCCCGTCAGATGGGTTATGTTGGTTTGGCTGGGGAAGTGATGAAACCAATTTTTATAATGATTGCCGGATACATTGTTAGTTTACTTGTCCAGCTACTAACGAAAATTAGTTCACTTGCGGAGCTAAAAGCAAATGAAGCAGAAATGTTACTTGATCAAACCAAAGAACGAAATAAAATTTCTGCCAATGCTGCCATAAAATTAGAAAGTTCCATCACCAATTTTAGTAATTTTGTTTCACAAACTTCTATCAAACTAGAATCACAAGCTGCTTCCTTAGAAGAAATCACGGCTGTCATTTCCGAATTATCAAGTTCTTTCGAATCCAATGGATCTTCCATTGAAGAACAAAATAATAAAGTTCAAGGTATGGTCGCAGATACAGAAATTCTAAAAGAAACTGTGGATCAAATTCTTGTACAAAGTGAACACCTTGTCGAAATCGCTGAGATCAATAAAAAAGAAAGTATGTCTGTCACAGAAGTTGCCGACCAAACGGCGACTCATTTGGAATCCATTCAATCTTCTTTTGACCAAGTGAATGAAATTAATAACATCGTTGCAGAAATTGGAGAAAAAACAAACTTACTTGCGTTAAATGCTTCGATTGAAGCAGCAAGGGCAGGGGATGTAGGAAAAGGATTTGCCGTTGTGGCCAACGAAGTGAGTAAACTTGCCGAGTTTACGAAAAATAACGTAAAACGAATCGCCGTCGTAGTCAAAAGTTCCAAAGAAATCATAGCGAACGCCAGAAATGCCTCCAAAGAAACGGGGGAACTCGCAAAGTCTCAAATTGATCGATTGAACCAAACTCTTGTAGAAATCCAAGATATGAATCGTTTGTTTTTGGAACAGAGAAATACACTATCGGCAATTTTAGTGGAGTTGGCTCAAATCCGAGAGTTATCGAAACAAATTTCAGAATCCACCAAAGAGCAGTTACTTGGCCAAAAGGAAGCATCCAAAGGAATAGTTCAACTAGAAATGGAGGTGAACGAAATCAGTCGTGCCTCCAAAGATCTAGAAGAACATATTCAAATGATCAAAGATGAATCTAATAAATTAGCATCTATGAGCCAAACTTAG
- a CDS encoding DUF3052 domain-containing protein, with product MTAGYSGKPLVEKLGIKENMILHFVNLPSKDFTNNWGTFPKTINIVDKPKLGIDMIHFFTTSSKEYNAKLPKLIKFIKPTGMIWISWPKKTSKIPSDMNENLIRDFALELGLVDVKVCAVDEIWSGLKLVIRKENR from the coding sequence ATGACGGCCGGATATTCAGGAAAACCACTCGTTGAAAAACTGGGGATCAAAGAGAACATGATCCTTCACTTTGTCAATCTCCCCTCTAAAGACTTTACTAACAATTGGGGGACATTTCCCAAAACAATCAATATCGTAGACAAACCAAAACTGGGAATTGATATGATTCATTTTTTCACCACATCATCAAAAGAGTACAACGCAAAATTACCTAAACTCATCAAATTCATAAAGCCAACAGGGATGATTTGGATCTCTTGGCCAAAAAAAACTTCCAAAATTCCATCTGATATGAATGAAAATCTCATCCGCGATTTTGCTTTGGAATTAGGACTCGTTGATGTGAAAGTATGTGCTGTAGATGAAATTTGGTCTGGATTAAAATTGGTTATCAGAAAAGAAAATCGGTAA
- a CDS encoding methyl-accepting chemotaxis protein: protein MKFNSLKTVIVTLSVAVIVVLALGISSFAYFIGKTYIVDAYIGEMKNVARLSGKQIRNFFDQQFQLAEFTASNPEFADRCIKKDRKYLDPLLANLSQKFGVYENVFLSTAEENPIVFSDATGKAIGFRWGNTGFDENIKAVLQGKPLLSKVNRSPVTQEPVAVLTMPVFQGKQVVAIFAFAISLNHLTDEVVKDVKIGKEGFVAITDREGQVIGHPDKKLILNLDIKKLDWGRKLLELKSEEHMEYFFGREKIATVFDLEVYNIRLATIASKDEILTVVHDMLLKIGIFVITILSISIFALSRLITKRLKPISGLRDLLKKMSAGDLSQSLSITHDDEIGELSGDTNSFLVSLRKIVSEIQFISQELASSAGQLSSSSDSFSGGAQATAASTEQMSATVEEMSASMENITGSIDIQHRNISQFQIRIQELADSVKKVADEIDHTLTRMKSISNQAKEGEQSLTGMNDMISNILKSSDEMKAIIAIINEISDQTQLLALNAAIEAARAGDAGRGFAVVAEEISKLAIRTASSIKSISEMINKNSKELDGGAKSIQSSTSLIQEIIRNINGVSEAMDSLYTVMGSQSEINQSVLENSGIVKGESDQIKVAADEQRGAVREITDVITQINEHTINTAAGAEEMSSSAKNLSNTADKLKGICDQFQL from the coding sequence ATGAAATTCAATAGCCTAAAGACTGTCATTGTCACCCTGAGTGTTGCCGTAATCGTTGTCTTGGCACTGGGAATTTCTTCCTTTGCTTATTTCATTGGCAAAACCTATATTGTCGACGCCTACATCGGTGAGATGAAAAATGTAGCCAGACTTTCCGGCAAACAAATCCGAAATTTTTTCGACCAACAATTTCAATTAGCAGAGTTTACCGCTTCAAATCCTGAATTTGCCGATCGTTGCATTAAAAAAGACCGTAAGTATCTGGACCCACTCCTAGCCAACCTCAGCCAAAAATTTGGAGTTTATGAAAATGTTTTCCTTTCAACCGCTGAAGAAAATCCCATTGTTTTTTCTGATGCCACCGGTAAAGCCATTGGCTTTCGTTGGGGAAATACAGGTTTCGATGAAAATATCAAAGCCGTTCTCCAAGGAAAACCACTTTTAAGTAAGGTGAACCGTTCTCCTGTCACCCAGGAACCCGTTGCCGTTTTAACAATGCCAGTTTTCCAAGGCAAACAAGTTGTGGCGATCTTTGCCTTTGCCATCTCCTTAAATCACCTCACCGATGAAGTTGTGAAGGATGTCAAAATTGGAAAAGAAGGTTTTGTTGCTATTACAGATAGAGAAGGCCAAGTCATTGGTCATCCTGATAAAAAGTTAATTCTCAATCTCGATATTAAAAAACTGGATTGGGGAAGGAAATTACTCGAATTAAAGTCCGAAGAACATATGGAGTATTTTTTCGGAAGAGAAAAAATTGCTACCGTGTTTGATTTAGAAGTATATAACATACGTTTAGCGACAATTGCATCGAAAGATGAAATTTTAACCGTTGTTCACGATATGTTATTAAAAATTGGAATTTTTGTGATTACGATTTTGAGTATTTCGATTTTTGCTCTTTCTCGTTTGATCACAAAAAGATTAAAACCAATTTCAGGACTTAGAGATCTTTTGAAAAAAATGTCTGCTGGTGACTTAAGCCAATCTTTGTCGATCACACATGATGATGAGATTGGAGAACTGAGCGGTGATACAAATTCTTTTTTAGTCAGTCTTCGAAAGATCGTATCAGAGATTCAGTTTATATCTCAAGAACTTGCTTCGAGTGCTGGACAACTTTCCTCTAGTTCCGACAGTTTTTCTGGAGGAGCACAAGCCACCGCTGCTTCCACAGAACAGATGTCAGCCACTGTGGAAGAAATGTCTGCCAGCATGGAAAACATTACTGGTTCCATTGACATCCAACATAGAAACATTTCTCAATTCCAGATCAGAATCCAAGAGTTAGCCGATAGTGTCAAAAAAGTGGCTGATGAAATTGATCATACACTCACACGAATGAAATCCATTTCTAACCAAGCAAAAGAAGGCGAACAGTCCCTCACCGGAATGAATGATATGATCAGTAATATCTTAAAATCTTCTGATGAGATGAAAGCCATCATTGCCATCATCAATGAAATTTCAGACCAAACACAACTCTTAGCTCTTAACGCAGCGATTGAAGCCGCTCGTGCTGGAGATGCGGGAAGAGGATTTGCGGTTGTGGCAGAAGAGATTTCCAAACTAGCAATTCGAACTGCATCTTCTATCAAATCGATTTCGGAAATGATCAACAAAAACTCTAAAGAACTGGATGGCGGTGCGAAGAGCATCCAATCTTCCACATCCCTCATCCAAGAAATCATTAGAAACATCAATGGAGTTTCCGAAGCAATGGATTCTCTTTATACGGTTATGGGATCCCAATCCGAAATCAACCAATCGGTTTTGGAAAACTCTGGAATCGTCAAAGGAGAATCAGACCAGATCAAAGTGGCTGCCGACGAACAAAGAGGAGCTGTTAGGGAGATTACTGATGTCATCACCCAAATCAATGAACATACCATCAACACCGCTGCTGGTGCCGAAGAGATGTCTTCCTCTGCCAAAAATCTTTCCAATACAGCCGACAAATTGAAAGGGATTTGCGACCAGTTCCAATTGTAA
- a CDS encoding LA_3150 family lipoprotein, with protein MKFKMNLMIRLLIILVVSNFFGNCQSKEQNRDEISSLVINNLLNGVADRNKSLVVMEVADLGGSYTGTCYDTFQLNGGNVGSTAYFNTPPGGAGGLLNTNVKKYAVSTSSCSDLGFTSGSNFGSTSQRPNPNDTFTFKMYTCDPNNNPCAKAAITTAGF; from the coding sequence ATGAAATTTAAAATGAATTTAATGATAAGATTATTGATCATCCTAGTAGTTTCTAACTTTTTTGGGAATTGCCAATCGAAAGAACAAAACCGAGACGAGATCTCATCACTTGTAATTAATAACTTACTGAATGGTGTGGCCGATAGAAACAAATCTTTGGTAGTGATGGAAGTGGCCGATCTTGGCGGATCCTATACGGGAACTTGTTATGATACCTTCCAATTGAATGGTGGAAATGTTGGATCTACTGCTTATTTTAATACACCGCCGGGTGGTGCTGGTGGACTTCTGAATACTAACGTTAAAAAATATGCAGTATCCACTTCTTCTTGTTCAGATTTGGGATTTACTAGCGGAAGTAATTTTGGATCTACTTCGCAAAGGCCAAATCCAAACGATACATTCACATTCAAAATGTACACTTGTGATCCGAACAATAACCCTTGCGCAAAGGCAGCGATCACGACCGCAGGATTTTGA
- a CDS encoding DUF2804 domain-containing protein: protein MISSLLIYSCSNSKLEPNEAKDQNGKIINLIPEPGREPTQQKEIKSPIPVLSNDGKLNVSGWARYPYFQIDESYIKVDPKRYKRWEHYTFYNEKFGGAITVTDIGNLAMGSVELLDFATGKILFSKTELVRPGEIFFPTNTTDPIEFKKGDQFIRITKLKGKRVIEYSIVGDSNSESIKGNFELEEKAPEALAVITPFSESTFFYEYKMPSLICKGSIQYNNTTYEFNHKSYAVLDWGRGTWPEKNKWLWAAGAGLVQGELLSLNLGYGFGIPNNATENGIVYKGKVHKLDKVTWKYDILDYKKPWKFTSNEGRLELEFTPVYLLSSDIDLAGMIGFLKQLYQNFSFPEILDLLKTEAYLNKVFGHYNGYVVLDGGTKLEVKDLAGFAEQMYQKW from the coding sequence ATGATATCATCTCTTCTAATCTATTCATGTTCTAATTCAAAATTAGAACCAAATGAAGCCAAAGACCAAAATGGGAAAATCATTAACTTGATTCCCGAACCGGGTAGGGAACCAACCCAACAGAAAGAAATCAAAAGTCCCATCCCAGTATTGTCAAACGATGGTAAGTTGAATGTTTCTGGTTGGGCAAGATATCCATACTTTCAAATTGATGAATCTTATATAAAAGTAGATCCAAAACGATACAAACGTTGGGAACATTATACATTCTACAATGAAAAGTTTGGTGGTGCCATCACAGTCACAGACATTGGAAATTTAGCAATGGGCAGTGTGGAACTTTTGGACTTTGCCACAGGAAAGATTTTATTTTCCAAAACAGAATTGGTAAGACCAGGAGAAATCTTTTTTCCAACCAATACAACAGATCCCATTGAATTCAAAAAGGGTGATCAGTTCATTCGAATTACTAAATTAAAGGGAAAAAGAGTCATCGAATACTCAATCGTAGGAGATTCTAATTCAGAATCCATCAAAGGAAATTTTGAATTAGAAGAAAAAGCTCCCGAGGCACTTGCTGTCATCACTCCATTTTCGGAATCAACATTCTTTTATGAATACAAAATGCCGAGTTTGATCTGTAAAGGTTCCATTCAATACAACAATACTACTTACGAATTTAATCACAAAAGTTATGCGGTACTGGACTGGGGAAGAGGGACATGGCCTGAAAAAAATAAATGGTTATGGGCAGCAGGAGCAGGCCTTGTCCAAGGTGAGTTACTCAGTTTGAATTTGGGATACGGCTTTGGAATTCCAAACAATGCCACAGAAAATGGAATCGTTTACAAAGGAAAGGTTCATAAACTAGATAAAGTCACTTGGAAATACGATATTTTAGACTATAAAAAACCTTGGAAATTTACGAGTAACGAAGGTCGTTTGGAATTAGAATTCACACCAGTGTATCTATTATCTTCTGACATTGACTTGGCAGGAATGATCGGATTTTTGAAACAATTGTACCAAAACTTTAGTTTCCCAGAAATTTTAGACCTACTCAAAACAGAAGCTTATCTAAATAAAGTTTTTGGTCATTACAATGGTTATGTGGTCTTGGATGGTGGCACAAAACTAGAAGTAAAAGACCTTGCTGGTTTTGCAGAACAAATGTACCAGAAGTGGTAA